A DNA window from Massilia putida contains the following coding sequences:
- the rpsC gene encoding 30S ribosomal protein S3: protein MGQKIHPTGFRLAVTRNWASRWYAGNGNFADMLKEDLEARAFLKKKLKNASVGRIVIERPAKNARFTIYSSRPGVVIGKKGEDIEVLKSSLTKIMGVPVHVNIEEIRKPEIDSQLIADSIAQQLEKRIMFRRAMKRAMQNAMRLGAVGIKIMSSGRLNGIEIARTEWYREGRVPLHTLRADIDYGTSEASTTYGIIGVKVWVYKGDRSPTGEAPVIDVPADEKKPRGPRRDDGKPAGRGRPGAKPGTAPAGRRAAKPAAEKAGE from the coding sequence ATGGGTCAGAAAATCCACCCAACCGGCTTCCGCCTGGCGGTCACCCGTAACTGGGCATCGCGCTGGTACGCTGGCAACGGCAACTTTGCCGACATGCTGAAGGAAGACCTGGAAGCCCGCGCTTTCCTGAAGAAGAAACTGAAGAACGCCTCCGTCGGCCGCATCGTCATCGAGCGTCCGGCCAAGAACGCGCGCTTCACGATCTACTCGTCGCGTCCGGGCGTGGTCATCGGCAAGAAAGGCGAAGACATCGAAGTCCTGAAGTCGTCGCTGACCAAGATCATGGGCGTGCCGGTGCACGTCAATATCGAAGAAATCCGCAAGCCGGAAATCGACTCGCAGCTGATCGCCGACTCGATCGCCCAGCAGCTCGAAAAGCGTATCATGTTCCGCCGCGCCATGAAGCGCGCGATGCAGAACGCGATGCGTCTGGGCGCTGTCGGCATCAAGATCATGTCGTCGGGCCGTCTGAACGGCATCGAGATCGCACGTACCGAATGGTACCGCGAAGGCCGTGTGCCCCTGCACACCCTGCGCGCCGACATCGACTACGGCACCAGCGAAGCCTCGACCACGTACGGCATCATCGGCGTGAAAGTCTGGGTTTACAAGGGTGACCGTTCGCCGACCGGCGAAGCACCGGTGATCGACGTCCCGGCCGACGAGAAGAAGCCGCGCGGCCCGCGTCGCGACGACGGCAAACCGGCTGGCCGTGGCCGCCCGGGCGCCAAGCCAGGTACCGCACCAGCAGGCCGCCGCGCTGCCAAGCCGGCTGCTGAGAAAGCAGGAGAATAA
- the rplN gene encoding 50S ribosomal protein L14 has protein sequence MIQTESRLEVADNTGAKEVLCIKVLGGSKRRYASIGDVIKVTVKQAAPRGRVKKGEIYNAVVVRTAKGVRRQDGSLVKFDGNAAVLLNNKLEPIGTRIFGPVTRELRTEKFMKIVSLAPEVL, from the coding sequence ATGATTCAAACCGAAAGCCGGCTCGAAGTGGCCGACAATACCGGTGCAAAAGAAGTTCTGTGCATCAAGGTATTGGGCGGCTCCAAACGCCGTTACGCCAGCATTGGCGACGTGATCAAAGTCACCGTGAAGCAAGCTGCTCCGCGCGGCCGCGTCAAGAAAGGTGAAATTTACAACGCCGTGGTCGTGCGTACCGCTAAAGGTGTGCGCCGCCAGGACGGCTCCCTGGTGAAGTTCGACGGCAACGCCGCCGTCCTGCTGAACAACAAGCTGGAGCCGATCGGTACCCGCATCTTTGGACCGGTGACGCGCGAACTGCGTACCGAAAAGTTCATGAAGATCGTGTCCCTGGCACCTGAAG
- the rpsQ gene encoding 30S ribosomal protein S17, whose product MNDTTKTALKRTLVGKVVSDKMDKTVTVLVERHVKHPLYGKIIVRSNKYHAHDETNQAKTGDTVEIMEGRPISKTKAWTLTKVVQVAQVL is encoded by the coding sequence ATGAACGACACCACTAAAACGGCGCTGAAGCGTACGCTGGTCGGCAAGGTCGTGTCCGACAAGATGGACAAGACGGTGACCGTGCTGGTTGAGCGTCACGTCAAGCACCCGCTGTACGGCAAGATCATCGTGCGCTCGAACAAGTATCACGCGCACGACGAGACCAACCAGGCCAAGACCGGCGACACGGTCGAGATCATGGAAGGTCGCCCGATCTCGAAGACGAAGGCTTGGACTCTGACCAAGGTTGTGCAGGTCGCACAGGTTCTGTAA
- the rpmC gene encoding 50S ribosomal protein L29 — protein sequence MKATELRGKDQAALQQELNELLKAQFGLRMQIATQQLTNTAQLKKVRRDIARVKTVMTQKEAK from the coding sequence ATGAAAGCAACGGAACTCCGCGGCAAGGACCAGGCAGCTCTGCAACAAGAGCTGAATGAGCTGCTGAAGGCACAGTTCGGCCTGCGCATGCAAATCGCTACGCAGCAACTGACGAACACCGCCCAGCTCAAGAAGGTGCGCCGCGATATCGCGCGTGTCAAGACCGTGATGACCCAGAAGGAAGCCAAATGA
- the rplP gene encoding 50S ribosomal protein L16, giving the protein MLQPSRRKYRKEQKGRNTGISHTRGTAVSFGEFGLKAVARGRITARQIEAARRAMTRHIKRGGRIWIRIFPDKPISNKPAEVRMGNGKGNPEYYVAEIQPGKVLYEMDGVAEELAREAFRLAAAKLPLATTFVVRQVGQ; this is encoded by the coding sequence ATGCTGCAGCCATCCCGCAGAAAGTATCGTAAAGAGCAGAAAGGCCGTAACACCGGCATTTCGCACACCCGCGGCACCGCGGTCTCGTTCGGTGAGTTCGGCCTGAAGGCGGTTGCCCGCGGCCGTATCACTGCACGTCAGATCGAAGCTGCACGTCGTGCCATGACCCGTCACATCAAGCGTGGCGGCCGTATCTGGATCCGTATCTTCCCGGACAAGCCGATCTCGAACAAGCCGGCTGAAGTCCGTATGGGTAACGGTAAGGGTAACCCGGAGTACTACGTGGCCGAGATCCAGCCGGGCAAGGTCCTGTACGAAATGGACGGTGTCGCCGAAGAACTGGCGCGCGAAGCATTCCGCCTGGCTGCCGCCAAACTGCCGCTGGCGACGACGTTTGTCGTGCGTCAAGTCGGCCAATAA
- the rplV gene encoding 50S ribosomal protein L22 — MMETKAILKGVRLSEQKGRLVADLIRGKKVDAALNILQFSPKKGATIIKKVLESAIANAEHNDGADIDELKVVQIYVEKGPILKRFTARAKGRGDRISKQSCHIFVTVGN; from the coding sequence ATAATGGAAACTAAAGCTATCCTCAAAGGCGTCCGCCTGTCGGAACAGAAAGGCCGCCTCGTCGCCGATCTGATCCGCGGCAAGAAAGTCGACGCCGCGCTGAACATCCTGCAGTTCAGCCCGAAGAAAGGCGCGACCATCATCAAGAAGGTGCTGGAGTCCGCAATCGCGAACGCCGAGCACAACGATGGTGCCGACATCGACGAACTGAAAGTGGTTCAGATCTATGTCGAAAAGGGCCCGATCCTGAAGCGCTTTACGGCACGTGCCAAAGGCCGCGGTGATCGCATTTCGAAACAATCCTGTCACATCTTCGTGACTGTCGGTAACTAA